The Amycolatopsis sp. NBC_01480 genome segment CCAGCCCGCGCCCATCCGGATGCCGGTGCCGAAACCGCCGCCGGAGGTGCCCGGGTACATCGTGGCGACGCCGTCCGCGTCCACGCCGACCGCGTCGTCGTAAGCGTCCCCGTTGATGCTCTTCGCCGCGCTGTGCTGGCCGCCGCCGCAGTTCTTCGAGGTCACATCACCGGCGGGGTAAGGGAATCGGACGCCGGCGAACACGGCGGGCTGGATGTTGTCCGGGTACGGGCTCCCGTACCGCACCTCGTAGTGCAGGTGCGGCTGAATGGCGTTGCCCGGCTTGCTCGTGTTCCCGACGTGCCCGATCAGCTGCCCCTGCGTGACGGTGTCTCCGGCGCTGACGGTCATGTCCCGCAGGTGCGCGTAGTAGCTGAAATAGCCACTGCTGCCGTGGCTGATCTTCACCAGGTTCCCGTAGCCGTTGGCGCTGCCCTGGTTCGCGGCGGTGGCGACGGTGCCGGCGGCGGACGCGAGGACCGGGCTGCCGAGGTCGTCGCCGCGGTTGAAGTCGATCTCCCAGGGCGTCACGTGCGCGCTGCTGTCCGGGTTGTTGCCGTGCCAGGTCTGCCCGCACGGGAACGGCAGCTGGAACGCCGGCTCGGCGGCCTCGGCGGGTACCGCGAGACCGAGGGCCGCGGCGGCCGAGGCCAGGCCCGCGATGGCGTATTTCTTCCAAGCTCTCATCAGGATGCTTTCCTCCCGTGGCCGGATCCAGGGCTCGGAGCCTGTCGCGGGGCGCTATGGATTCGCTAAGCCCGGCCGCACGGTGAGGTGGGGCATTTCCCCCAAATGGGCGCAGGCGGCCCGGTCGAAGTGTGACACTCTATGCCTAAGTGTCAACTTAGGGGGCGACATGATCTTCTACCGGTTGCTGGGCGAGCCGGTGGCCGAACGCGCGGGCCGGGAGCTGTCGATCGGACCGCCCCAGGCCCGCCGGGTCTTCGCATTGCTGTTGCTCGAGGCCCCGCGTCCGGTCTCGCGCGACCGGATCGTCGACGAGCTGTGGGGCGACAATCCGCCCGTGTCGGCCCGGGTTCAGGTCCAGGGGCTGATCTCGGGGCTGCGCCGGGCACTGCGCGCCCTTTCCGGGGAGCAGCCGATCGTGACCAGGGGAGCGTCGTACTTCCTGGACGCGCGGCCGGAGCAGACGGACACCGGGCGGTTCACCGAACTCAGCGCGCAAGGCCGGGGGCTGCTGGCCGCGCATCGGTTCCCGGAGGCGGCCGAACGGCTCCGGGAGGCGCTCGCGTTGTGGCGCGGACCGGTGCTGGCGGGTGTCCCGGCGGCGCCGGAAGTCGCTGCCTACTGGGGTGATCTGCGGCTGGCGGCGGTCGAGGACCGGATCGAAGCCGACCTCGGGTGCGGCGAGCACGATCGGCTGGTGCCGGAGCTGCGTGACCTGCTCGGCGCCGCCCCGTATCGCGAACGCACCTGCGGGCAGCTGATGACGGCGCTCGCCCGGGCCGGCCGGATCGCCGAGGCGCTGGAGGTCTACCGGAGCTGGCGCGACCGCCTGGTCGACGAACTCGGCATCGACCCGTCGTCCGCGATCCGCGCGCTCCACGAGGAAATCCTGCGTGACGGGGCCGGGATGGCGGCCCGGGATTACCCGGTCCGCCAAGGGAACCCGGTCCCGAGCCAGCTGCCGCCCGGCATCGGAGATTTCGTCGGCCGCGACGAGCTGGTCGCCGAGCTGCTGGCCGAACTCGCGCCGGACCCCGCGCGGGAGGCTCCGCCCGTCCTCCTGCTGACCGGCGCCGGGGGCATCGGCAAGACCTCGCTGGCCGTCCGGCTCGCGCACCAGGTCGCGGACGGGTATCCGGACGGCGCGCTCTTCGCGTTCCTGCGCGGGACCACGAGTGAACCGCGCTCGGCCGACGCCGTGCTGGGCGGTTTCCTGCGCGCGTTCGGGGTGGCGTCGGACGCGATCCCGGCCGACCTCGACGAGAGCGCGGGCCTGTTCCGCAGCCTGGTGCACGGGCGCCGGGTGCTGATCGTCCTCGACGACGCGGCCGGCGAGGCCCAGCTGCGGCCGTTGCTGCCCGCGGGCGCGGGGTGCGCGGTGATCGTGACGAGCCGGTTCGCCCTCCCCGGCCTGGAACAGGGCCGCCGAGTGCCAGTCGACGTGCTGTCCGACGCCGACGCCGCGGCCCTGCTCGCCCCGCACGGCGACGTCACTTCCGCTGCGGCGCAACAGGTTCTGGACTACTGCGGCGGCCTTCCGCTGGCGTTGCGGATCGTCGGCAGCCGGATCGGCGACCGCTCCGGCTGGCAGCTCGCCGACGTCGC includes the following:
- a CDS encoding VCBS repeat domain-containing M23 family metallopeptidase, encoding MRAWKKYAIAGLASAAAALGLAVPAEAAEPAFQLPFPCGQTWHGNNPDSSAHVTPWEIDFNRGDDLGSPVLASAAGTVATAANQGSANGYGNLVKISHGSSGYFSYYAHLRDMTVSAGDTVTQGQLIGHVGNTSKPGNAIQPHLHYEVRYGSPYPDNIQPAVFAGVRFPYPAGDVTSKNCGGGQHSAAKSINGDAYDDAVGVDADGVATMYPGTSGGGFGTGIRMGAGWSGFTRIGVADSNADGWADLFAIKAGTLYYWNNHGDGTFTSAVEVGPGWSGFEWVLYADVNGDGKADILARDGGNMYLYPGLGGGTFAARSLVSAGWASLLRQTAADADGDGDADIWATNAAGELYFWKRSPSGYATAVQVGTGWNAYRQLVSLDINGDGKADLVAIKTSDNTLWQWLGTGTGTFGQSTPIGTGWAGHTLADS
- a CDS encoding AfsR/SARP family transcriptional regulator → MIFYRLLGEPVAERAGRELSIGPPQARRVFALLLLEAPRPVSRDRIVDELWGDNPPVSARVQVQGLISGLRRALRALSGEQPIVTRGASYFLDARPEQTDTGRFTELSAQGRGLLAAHRFPEAAERLREALALWRGPVLAGVPAAPEVAAYWGDLRLAAVEDRIEADLGCGEHDRLVPELRDLLGAAPYRERTCGQLMTALARAGRIAEALEVYRSWRDRLVDELGIDPSSAIRALHEEILRDGAGMAARDYPVRQGNPVPSQLPPGIGDFVGRDELVAELLAELAPDPAREAPPVLLLTGAGGIGKTSLAVRLAHQVADGYPDGALFAFLRGTTSEPRSADAVLGGFLRAFGVASDAIPADLDESAGLFRSLVHGRRVLIVLDDAAGEAQLRPLLPAGAGCAVIVTSRFALPGLEQGRRVPVDVLSDADAAALLAPHGDVTSAAAQQVLDYCGGLPLALRIVGSRIGDRSGWQLADVAAELSVERRRLDWLRTGDLAVRSSVALGYRQLAPESRRLFRRLGLLPAADFPAWAAAAVTGGEPGPAEAALEDLRVRHMVQPAGRAGRMPRYRVHDLLRSFAIEEVAAEPENERAAATESALSGWLWLAEEAANRMPRSVLRPPPGNASRRRPFDEADALTAEPMSWFHTELPALEAAVSRAADAGLGELAWELAVVTSSYFDHSGLYSEWWRCHQRALGAARADGCERGEAALLRGIGQIHLYWDDYPEAARTLGESYRISERIGDPGGMARALTGLCVVSRSTGRPEESRTLAARALEVFTGIGDVLGMAHLQTSHAVASIHLGRFDEAEMSLDKAWRLCVELDDPHRMALVLRRQGQLQLRRRDPERAMSCLRRALELLESMSDELCAAQVRLDLGRTYTTLGERQAAARALIDASSHFTSAGNRSSAAACAQLLDALA